aaattgtgaaatttgtgctgaaaacatagacattgatggtatttgagtaattccatatgtgaagctcaacattagctcgtcagttggtggtggacagttatagttcctttctgcaggctaggatgaatgacttttcaggaaaaccaatttcacaaatcaaaactttcctctagcatgtctagatttctcctacaatattcatccagtttagttcttttgttttaattggacaccgtcctgatttttaattttgcaaaccattcagtctcttgcttgcaaatggtgcatgaaaataggatgggtatggcagtatacaagtctctttaaagtgggtttgtgccctgaaaaaaagttttataacttaagtttaattgaaacttgtgcaacacatatacctaaataactatataacatagaagagagcatcattcgtgtcaatgttttgttcctgtttacattgtcattgatattttttcagaaagcctgaggcatagctcatgaattcctgtcattagacattacatcctaaattaacataattactgctagaatgattatcagtatgatatacgtacactatcattgtacagcccaagtcttcagtatatatcattgttgcattcattcactcctgtgttcagtcgttcaaaaatttctaaacatcaacaaatgaactttaataacaaacaagaaaacactagaaaagatacgtacatacaacccgtgtttaagtgtatttgaaagagaaataaatctggttaaacgatgtaaaaaggagaaatatatctggttaaacgatgtataaaggaggaaaaattgtagatattgcattacgatgcgttctacctaatagcacgtggatatgtttacatatttagacttgacccagtatgacccgtaccttgCAGGTCACCGCCGTTGTTTAAACACTTGACTACAGTCGTGTATAAGctagacaataaaaagcttaagcctgtactatttgtgtgaagtaaatgtgtttgttctgtacatttaaattgttttacctgatagcaagaacgtatatctatccgtttccttctcaattcactttgtcaaattcctcgagcttcttcaaaacatacgtattactgcgtcggaagtgaaaaaaatacgagaaatcctcgtaaaataatgctattttcaattttgtggaatccattttgttatattaattatacaaagataaaaaaaagttacgattaattatgaatttgcatatcattatacgtttatggactattttttaagtcggtaaatcatgtacacatacacacgtagattggctggtacccgattgtaatgttacacatcgaatagctaatacccggaacgtagtaccgggaaccaggataatacatagataacatacataactaataccgaaattgaaaacgctttacggtttctcgttcataaaccgaattccgctttgaattatagaagatgcaatattaatcatgttcagtcgacttttcattgttatatcaacgtctgaactaattaaagaatctttagatgtcagataacacttgaaattgacccgacctctttccacacggaatatacaaataatgatagtttgtagtcaggttgactgattataatgcaaaatacacacttataacaagttctataaaacgaacaatacacactgatcgtttctttagtccccaatgtaaatgaaagaaacaaaaaccatatcataccataaaaagaagaggagaaattcgaacattcccggatctatttctggccaaaagacccccagcatggattgcgtatgaaaagatgaacctcatgacttaaaagtcaggccttaaagcactgcctttaaaaattaGTGTCCTTGTTTTTGTGATATATGCCAATGAAGGATGAAACACATAAATCTAAATGATTTTAATAGGTGGAACAACAGTAACTGATTTTAAGTGATTAAATAGTAGAACTAAATTTATGCAAagtagtaaatattttaaaacattgcaTTTTAAATACTTGCTGCAactttatcaatattttcaaagggATATCACATACCGTCATCACATTGACCATTACTGCTACAATCGAATGGACATAGCGACACATCAGTTACTGTTACAGACATGTTCTTTAGTAACTGGTGTCTACACCTCTGCTCTAAGTCTTCGTCTATTATAGAACCATACATTGACATTCCAGAAAACTGAAACAGAGCAAAAacattcaatatcaataaagcACTATCAATTTTAACTGACCCATAATTGTGTATGCTATTTTcaggaatttttttaattttgcattttacaaattttggtGTTCCAATTTCaaacatatgaaataaatatttcaatcaaacaatattcatattttctcTCTGACAATTCTGTAGGATTGAATCTTGAATGTTTAATTTCACCattgaaatatgattttatcaaaaatccTAATCCACTTAGCCACTTACCTTTATATTGTGTACACAGTTATCGATGTCCTCTGTCATGAAGTCTACCACACCTCCACATTCTTTGATGACATGATCAGTCTGATTCTTACAGTAAGCCACCCAGTAATGCCACTTACCTTTATATTGTGTACACAGTTATCGATGTCCTCTGTCATGAAGTCTAccacaggggcggatccaggatttcaaGTTAGGGGGGCGCAACTTTTATTTTCGCCATACGGAGCCATGCGAAAAAATTTTGGAGgttttttaaggtaaaattattgaaatattcttcttaAAGGGTGTAATGTTGATATCTCGAACTATTGTGTGTTAAAATAAGCGAGGAATTAAAGTTTAAAGCTGAAACAGccttgaaggccgtacggtgacctatagttgttaatgtttgtgtcattttggtcttttgtggatagttgtcttattggcaatcataccacatcttctttttttatatcaatccACACCTGATAACAATCTACAGATAGACGggcggacagacggacgcaaagtgagacGAGACAGATCACAATTGCGCACCAGACCAATATGtttttcaaacgaaaatttctacttttaccagcgatttttaattgtccttattttacttttttgattttcGGAGGTCGTGCCAGACTTAACTGTGTTCGCCATAAACaactaaaatcaaatttagaTGCATTTACGCagttatgtttattttctaGGGATCCAAGCATACAGTAATACGGTACAGATTTCGGCTAAATGTTTAGGTTGCAAATGAGAAGTAAATATAGACACagagatacaaattaataaactaacctttcgcttgaaacagtatttctatctttcattacgGATATTATAAAAGAATCTCACCTGCCGACTGCTTTCTTGACCgtgtcatgatgaaattgtgaaagtgaGTAAGGGATGTGTTGGAACTTCAATTATCcaacaaattgattataaaaaccgcaaatacaatgtaacatttgtttttactttaactgctaaaaacctattatatttgtcatcaaatGCAGCTCCGCGTTTGACACCTTCCTTTGAAATCATTTATAGAACTTTAATAAAGCGTAGGTCAGTTGATTAGTAATCACGTTGACTCTGTAAAACTGACcgttttatatactttgaatgttaaaaaagattgaatggtctcttctgatacattaaatatgttgaagtcgacccatgctttgcaaattttagggggggcgcacgcccgccacgcccccgcctaaatccgcccctggtCTACCACACCTCCACATTGTTTGATTACACGATCGGTCTGATTCTTACAGTAAGCCACCCAGTAATGCCACTTACCTTTATATTGTGAACACAGTTATCGATGTCCTCCGTCATGAAGTCTACCACACCTCCACATTGTTTGATTACACGATCGGTCTGATTCTTACAGTAAGCCACCCAGTAATGCCACTTACCTTTATATTGTGTACACAGTTATCGATGTCCTCTGTCATGAAGTCTACCACACCTCCACATTGTTTGATGACACGATCGGTCTGATTCTTACAGTAAGCCACCCAGTAATGCCACTTACCTTTATATTGTGTACACAGTTATCGATGTCCTCTGTCATGAAGTCTACCACACCTCCACATTGTTTGATTACACGATCGGTCTGATTCTTACAGTAAGCCACCCAGTAATGCCACTTACCTTTATATTGTGAACACAGTTATCGATGTCCTCCGTCATGAAGTCTACCACACCTCCACATTGTTTGATGACACGATCGGTCTGATTCTTACAGTAAGCCACCCAGTAATGCCACTTACCTTTATATTGTGTACACAGTTATCGATGTCCTCTGTCATGAAGTCTACCACACCTCCACATTCTTGGATGACACGATCGGTCTGATTCTTACAGTATGACATGGCTATGTCTTCTGTCCACACACCTTGCCAAGTCGCAGCctatatcaaatatcattaatAATCAATTAAATTGCAGTTTAAAACAATGTTAGTAGACTAGGTACATTCTATTGTATATGTATGGTTTCTCCCTCAACAGGTactcagatttttttaattccttTATTCTTAATCCTTCCTTAGCTGAAGTACATTTAGACATCTTCAATTATCACTAGCTCATCATATATTCAAAACATTCTAAATTCTAAGATTCACAATTTTAGGTGTGAGTGTCCCCAGTGGTAAATCAATGAAAGCCTTTTGGACATGCCCAATTAATGATGTGTGATGTTTGTTCAGCAACCACCTGTCAATCATTGGTGCTTTATTATTTCTGCCATATATGAGACAACACatcttagatataggaagatgtggtgtgagtgccaatgagacaactctccatccaaataacaatttaaaaattaaaccattataggttaaagtacggccttcaacacggagcctaatCTTGCAGGAGAACAACTTTTAACTTTTGAcatctttttttcaaaggtaATACTTATTTTGTTCTTCTCAATAAATGGATCTTAATCATTATAGTTAACttatataaaacacaaacaaatagtATACCTTGTCAATAGTTGTGTCACAATCTTTGAAGACACCTGGTTTAGGTATGGTAGAGTCTGGATCACAGTACTGTGGGAACATACTCATAGTCTTCAAATAATCGGTTTTATCCATACCTGTACATAATATGTTCAAACATTGTCATTATTAAGCATCTAATATCAATCTTTTGAAAACTGATGTTCGAGTTTTATATCAGGATAAATAATTTCAGAACCTTTGCTTCATGCACTTGAAGGTAAACATCTGTTACTGATATCAGAATTATTACAATGATTATCTTACCCATAAGTGTTACAAATGGTCAATGTATGTCTTACAAAAACAAAGaactctttaacaaaatgtGTTTGAGATCCAGATAATATACTTTGTCAGATAGATAAACGTCAATGACACAATATTTAAAGGATCTCAGAGTAGAAATATGTTATATCTTACATCTTTTCTTGGTTTTATTTAAAACTGCTACCCGAAATTAGCATggccatttttttaaattttataattttcatccacatttttttttaaatttcctcaTGAGCAATGGCAaattcaattgtttaaaaaatgtttgatttatgaGACTTACACCCACTGAGAATCTACCAAACTTATACAGTATTTACCTCGACTAAAATCTTTAGCTATCCCACAAGTCCTCACTTCCCCATAGTAACCACAATCTGCAGTTGTACTAGAACAATCACATACGTCCATGTCTGTTGCCATAGACACAGCAGGCATGTCCGGACATTTACCAAGATAAATAGAATCTTCTGTTGGAACTCTGAATTTATTAATCATGTTATTTATCAACTGTTCAGTAAAAGGTCAATACATGTAATGTTTTTAAGTCTTTTAGGtctaaaatttttgaaatagaaagaaaaagttggtttttACTTAATACAAAGATGAGGAGTAAAAATATATAGTAGAAAACTTTCAATGCATATTTTGCATAAAGATTACTTTGTACCTTGCAGATTAAATTGCACAAAATTCAATGCAtgttaaaaaacatttaaggaGCTATCTGTGATTCCACTAATAGATAAACGCTATAAACTAAAGAGGTCTTcaatttataaactaatagTCTTACCTCCAAGAAGTAACAAAGTCATCTACATATCTACCATTAGCTTGGCTAAAGTTACCATTCATCATCATGAAATCATTGGTAGCATTGTTGTCATATGTACCACATAAGCCTGCAAAACAAAAATCTCCTTTACTAATTCCTTATAAAATTTCTTCTActgtttatttagaaattttattcagaaatttgtgcaatgttttttcatatatgaatatgtcagaaaaaatttaaaacttgcatcatgaattttaaatgcattatttgattacacttttttttaaaattgcaattATTGATCCTGAGTGTGTGTCCATTGCTTTACAACTGCAATAACAGTTGAACACAAAAATTTAGGAATTTAtggtatgtaaaaaaaaatctattgctAGCGAACACTTAAACATTGTCAGTTATTCATATCaatttgaaaaacacaaaaacaaataaccTCCCAAATTTTTAAGTAATTGAAGATACGAAATTGATTTgggtttaaaaaatattttttttatgtttaaatccAAGAAACACAACATGAGCCAAGAGATTTTTGTTACCAACCCATTGTCATGTCCATGTCCATCAAAGAAGGATAAAACCAAACACTCAAGTATCCATTCTGACTTGTCTTAATCATCAGTTCACTGCCTGATGGTAAATAAATCtggaaaaaaacaatcatttctATATAAGTATGgagtcaataatatttttaaaagtatctaTAAAGAAGTTTCCCTTAGCAATTGATTAAAAAGTCAGATAAGATATATACTGAACTCCtaggaaaattgaaaactgaaacttaccttatcaaatggcaaaatcaaaggctcaaacacatcaaatgaatcaataacaactgtcatattaagatttattttgaaatgtttttccCTTGACAATATCATGTAATTGCATTTATAtgtcattattttaatatatatctatatttatttattgtcgaATGTGTGCACAGTAATATCTAATCAAGCTTACATCATACTGGGTTCCTTCATGGACTGAAACCATTCTGAAGTCTGGGTTAACAGTTCCTATCCTGTATAACTGTGCTTTGATTGGTTGTTCTGGAATGATGGCTTCCTCATTGTCCCCTCCACACTTGTCCAGTGTAAAGACATCATCATCTACTCTAACAGATACGCCACAGATACATATCAACTTTAACCCTCCACAGTGGCGATGGAAGGTATGGATCtgtaaatatacatacaaatatttatataacagatATGCCACAGATACATATCAACTTTAACCCTCCACAGTGACGATGGAAGGTTCGGATCTGTAAATATCATAGATGCCAACCCCCTTTTGACACAATCAGtaacaaactatcaaattttccgtatttttgaaatgttttcagtAATCATTCATAAACGTGCATTTATCCATAAAAAATACTGACGAGTGGTTGCATAGTGATGTGCACTAAAATTTGTCGTTTAACATGTTGTCTGTAGTATGTATTCCATTAATTAATTGTTCAGATGTTCTCACCTCGTACATTTTCGTTTTGTCAAGGAGAAGTAGAGAAAGGGGAGAATGCAAGTTTGTCTTTTCGGAAGTCAGTTAGTTACTCAACAATAGGTTGATAACTCCCGAGAAACCAGAAGCATTACATTGGCGTTTTCTAAATACCGGACCAGGACggaaaagtaatgataaaaatccgcgttttacaaaattgaacggCGATGATTGGTAATCCGTAACTATTTGACTTTGACCGTAATAACGTAGTTTTTATCGCAAAATCGGAAAAACTACGCAAAAATCATAATGGTTGGCATCTATTATgaaatatacatacaaacatTTAACGATTTTGAAGatcttatttctataaatgtaGTTTCATTGTAGaactattttataataaaattctgTCCCTGTACTGAACGGGTCTTAGTGGCCATGTGGTCTAAGTAGTTCAACTACTGTATCCCTAGCCTGTAAACACTGAGGTTGTTAGTTTACATACCGCACTTGGCAGGTGTGCTTGACTCCAATCGTAATCATTTTAAAGTGAAATCTGCTTTAATTGTTTAGATTTAATacaaactttgattttttgtgggattttttttcatctgtttttacagattttgattgataaattttttgtttaccCATAGTCTGTGTTCAGTACAATTAGACATTTAGTCATAAACACTTACTTCAACAGGCAATGATTTGTGTTTGTAGAAAACATGCTCTCCTTCAGTCATACCAGTGTAATAgctaaaaataaagtatataactatatgTGAAAAATACTGTGTGGCAAATAGTTAGATAAGTTCAAATTGTACAGATTAAACACCGAACATTACTTCATTGTCACTAAAAAATCTGGCATTTTGCAATAAATATTGGTTTGAAGGTGACAGGACTGTTTACAGTAATTGGTGAAAATGTACCTATGTATAGTTGAAGTTTTAAAAGAGTgagtatatttacaaaatttgaaagatattCCAATGGCACTTTAGCAATGCTTGTTAACACTTTACCAAAAAACATGAATTCACTGAgtgcacatatatatatatatatatatattttattttatttaaccaTGTTCTAAAAAATGATCATTTGCAGCCAAAGgattaatttaaacaatatatgaaTTGGTTCTAAGGATTCATTttttggttgttgtttttttttgtaggtcAAAGTGAAAATTAGGTTCTGTGAGATAAGGAGTGaataaaatgttcatttaaacCAATGAAGATTGTACCTGTTATCAAAAGTCTTTACATGTAATCCAGTCTGTGCTGTACATACACTACCCATGTCAGAATCTTCTACTGTAacctgtaaaatatataacaaatggTGCTACATGACAATGCTATAAGTAGATGTGAACTATTGCTCAACATGCTCAATTTAAAATGATATCCAAGCTAAAAGTATTCTTCAAATTTATAAGGATTTGAAGAGAAATGAACTAGGTTCATTTtactgagaaaaatgtgacagatGTACATATGGAAAAAAGATGAATTGATAGGTGGACAATCAGATGGGTAAAAAAGAATACACATCCTTCAGTGTGAGGTATTTAAAcatgataatgaaaataa
Above is a window of Mytilus trossulus isolate FHL-02 chromosome 4, PNRI_Mtr1.1.1.hap1, whole genome shotgun sequence DNA encoding:
- the LOC134716262 gene encoding uncharacterized protein LOC134716262 — protein: MPAVSMATDMDVCDCSSTTADCGYYGEVRTCGIAKDFSRGMDKTDYLKTMSMFPQYCDPDSTIPKPGVFKDCDTTIDKAATWQGVWTEDIAMSYCKNQTDRVIQECGGVVDFMTEDIDNCVHNIKVSGITGWLTVRIRPIVSSNNVEVW